ATGGGCTCCTTCAAGGGGACCCGCACGATCTCCTGGCCCTTCTCGTCGTAGCCCATGGCCTGGCCACCAGCCACCCTGAACTTGTAGATAAGGCGGTCGGTGGACACGGCCAACAGCAAGACCCCCAAGAGCTCGGGGTCCTGGCCCTCCATAGCCTTCTTGTATGCTGCTATGGCCCTCTCCACGCCAGGGCCGAAGAGCATCTTGAGGAAGCGGACATTACCCACGTGGACAGGCGGTATGTAATAGACGTTGGGCTCCAGGCCCAACTGGGGAAGAAGGGGTAGGGCCACCTTGCGCACGTGCACCAGGAAGTCCATGGGATTTTCGGGGTCAGCCTGCTCAGGGGTGTGGATGAAGCCCACGGTCCGGATCTTGCCGATGCAGGTGCGCATACACCGAGGCTGATATCCCCTCTCCACTGCCGGGAAGCAGAAGATGCACTTCTCGGCGATGCGGGTCACGTGGTTATAGAAGACCTTCTTATAGGGGCAGGCCAGTACGCACTCCCGATAGCCACGACATCGCGCTTGGTCCACCAGGACGATGCCGTCTTCCCGCCGCTTATAGATGGCCACCCGTGGGCAGGCCGCCAAGCAGGCAGGGTAAGTGCAGTGGTTGCAGATGCGCGGCAAGTAGAAGAACCAGAGGTCATGGGGCAGGCGGATATAGAACTTGTCCTCGTTCAGGGGGGCGTTGGTCTCATCCTCCCCGCGGTTGGGATAGGCGTAGTCCAGGTCCTCAGGTAGGTATCCCAGCACCCGCTCCCCTGGCGGGGCGGCCTCGAAGATGGTCTTCCCCTGATAGACGCCGTTCTCCCATCGCTGGGGGCCCAACATCTGCAGGATGCGCACGTCCCAGGCGAGAGGGTATGAGCCCCAGGGCTTGGTCTCCACGTTGTTCCAGAACATGTATTCCTGGCCTTTGCCCGATGTCCAGGTGGTCTTGCAGGCCATGGTGCAGGTCTGGCAAGCGATGCACTTGTTGGTGTCGAAGACGGCTCCCACTTGTCGTTGCGGACGGGAACCCTCGTACCAATAGTCCATCTCGCGGCCGATCTGCCAGTTATAGACCTTAGGCATGGCCTCACGCTCCTTCGATGAACTCGCCCCGCAGGTAGCGGCGGAAGGGCTCCGACTCGTATGTGGGGCGGAACCCCTTGGCCGCTGGGCTCCACAGGCCGCTGCCGTCCTCGCCCCCCGGCTCCGCGCGCTGGATCTTGACGAAGCTCTCTTTGGGGGCGCCGTTGGCGCAATGGACATCGGCCTCGAACCCCTTGCCGATCCTCTGGCCAGAGACGTCCTTCCGCACCAGGCTGTCGGTGAGGAGGGTGGGCCTTAGCCAAGCCCTGGTGATGGACTGGTGGCTGCCCCGGCGGTAACCGGCCTGATAGCCGGTGCGGGGGTTCCTGGCCAGGCCATCG
The Dehalococcoidia bacterium genome window above contains:
- a CDS encoding 4Fe-4S dicluster domain-containing protein, with the translated sequence MPKVYNWQIGREMDYWYEGSRPQRQVGAVFDTNKCIACQTCTMACKTTWTSGKGQEYMFWNNVETKPWGSYPLAWDVRILQMLGPQRWENGVYQGKTIFEAAPPGERVLGYLPEDLDYAYPNRGEDETNAPLNEDKFYIRLPHDLWFFYLPRICNHCTYPACLAACPRVAIYKRREDGIVLVDQARCRGYRECVLACPYKKVFYNHVTRIAEKCIFCFPAVERGYQPRCMRTCIGKIRTVGFIHTPEQADPENPMDFLVHVRKVALPLLPQLGLEPNVYYIPPVHVGNVRFLKMLFGPGVERAIAAYKKAMEGQDPELLGVLLLAVSTDRLIYKFRVAGGQAMGYDEKGQEIVRVPLKEPIVVRPPLDDKVGAYRYNIT